A window of the Hevea brasiliensis isolate MT/VB/25A 57/8 chromosome 6, ASM3005281v1, whole genome shotgun sequence genome harbors these coding sequences:
- the LOC110655244 gene encoding putative inactive disease susceptibility protein LOV1 — translation MDRKLVSSPVLWKLSDLLLNESVPFLGLEDQLESIESKLRDIVNSDFFDCKRDLVYDIEEVIDFLLQKAAHRSQTGTLFQYFSGFFDSIDQRTLRKKLDRIRLEIFRSTDKLSRRKVMESWPASSSSSSSSTRKQLDVGESIMSPVIRKVIALASHSQISPSVRRQARWVRDEMRFLHVFVKDLESKELRGEEMAWMEEVSLFSRSAEDVIGLFLSQWEQTKKSPFKHIASASCKFKSQRKLRKEMNQMKIKVQEIIKRFGKLPHQMYMPPPRFPPNLPPPPPIPFQPNFPGRFVPNIPGDATSLSSFDDDDFADEFDEIDDGTPPPPDEQSQQPGFNNFDGNAGASSSSSSRRAEQPDITGFDSNMDDIMELLLRGDPDCLTVSLLGMEGIGKTKLAKSIYENPAIRDHFPHRAWVSWVRDSNINRLMEQIVGPQYLNIRLVNGDWDDYLCRLRRMLNDYLMDKRYLIVIDGLSSKVLWNQLGAAFDGLSNGTRIIFISSKLGVTPESSERNFTYRLQLWSDDDSWALFVRSLNVNIPLELLELKKKAILRICGGLPKAIVKLAELLARENTFAEDWSRVIEKFNRDEGPWSGTLQEINKNLPLYLRRCLFYFRLFPEHYEIPVRRLIGLWVAEGFGHQSNDKESPERVSEKCLIELANWSTIQVTKKKLNGKFRTCRLPDALRVHWLLKTKEAKFLQDNGHIGGNLSTSSGTIYRLVDHLDRRHASFDHIHGDNATPSSLYSCYKDTVSFLSFDGQEGSRPGEDVGNFLQRCILSKCFSSLWVLDLEHVYKPKLPKAVGQLARLKYLGLRSTYLEMLPVFINKLPKLQTLDLKHTHINALPSSIWMMQELRHLFLDESSCCTFVSQPKGSCLVDLQTLWGAFVNEDSPVKDGLDTFLNVTKLGLTCKISEPSHNEAMSSQLDAVANWVLKLNHLQSLKLKSFNESGQPSDLHLESLADYMDLSSIHLVGNLRTQSLVSEFPQNLIELTLSASGLVEDPMQSLGRLPNLRNVRLFSGAYAGKKMVCTFGGFPKLQVLKVWELEQLEEWNVEEGALPSLKCLEIRSCRNLGMVPDGLQYVKTLCKLKLANMPVLSARIKDNQGEDWDKVAHVLHVYTES, via the coding sequence ATGGATCGGAAACTCGTCTCCTCGCCGGTCCTGTGGAAGCTCTCCGATCTGCTTCTCAACGAGTCTGTCCCATTTCTTGGATTAGAAGATCAGCTCGAAAGCATCGAGAGTAAGCTCAGAGATATTGTTAACTCTGACTTCTTTGATTGCAAGAGGGACCTTGTTTATGACATTGAAGAGGTCATCGATTTCTTGCTCCAAAAAGCTGCTCACAGAAGCCAAACAGGTACCCTTTTCCAATATTTTTCGGGTTTCTTTGATTCTATCGATCAACGCACGCTTCGTAAGAAGTTGGATCGAATCAGGCTTGAAATTTTTCGTTCTACTGATAAATTAAGTCGCCGGAAGGTAATGGAGTCATGGCCTGCTTCTTCGTCGTCTTCTTCGTCTTCAACGAGGAAGCAGCTTGATGTGGGTGAGAGTATTATGTCTCCTGTAATCAGGAAAGTTATTGCCCTAGCTAGTCACAGTCAAATTAGCCCTTCGGTGAGAAGGCAAGCCAGATGGGTAAGAGATGAAATGAGGTTCTTGCATGTTTTTGTCAAGGATTTAGAGTCCAAAGAATTGAGAGGAGAAGAAATGGCTTGGATGGAAGAAGTTTCCCTGTTTTCTCGCTCGGCGGAGGACGTTATTGGGCTCTTCTTGTCTCAGTGGGAGCAGACCAAGAAGTCTCCTTTCAAGCATATTGCTTCGGCTTCCTGCAAATTCAAGTCACAGCGTAAGCTTCGCAAGGAGATGAATCAGATGAAGATTAAAGTTCAAGAAATCATCAAAAGGTTTGGTAAACTCCCACATCAAATGTATATGCCACCTCCCCGATTTCCTCCAAATTTACCACCACCACCTCCTATTCCTTTTCAACCCAACTTTCCTGGTCGGTTTGTTCCCAATATTCCAGGAGATGCAACCTCATTGTCTTCTTTTGATGATGATGATTTTGCCGATGAATTTGATGAAATAGATGATGGAACACCGCCCCCTCCTGATGAACAATCTCAGCAACCTGGTTTCAATAACTTTGATGGCAATGCCGGTGCTTCCTCCTCATCATCTTCTCGCAGAGCTGAACAACCTGATATTACTGGCTTCGATAGCAATATGGATGATATTATGGAGTTATTGCTCAGAGGTGATCCAGATTGTCTTACAGTTTCACTTCTGGGTATGGAAGGCATTGGTAAGACAAAGCTTGCTAAGTCTATTTATGAAAATCCTGCTATTAGAGATCATTTTCCTCATCGTGCTTGGGTCAGTTGGGTGCGTGACTCTAATATCAATCGCCTTATGGAACAAATAGTAGGGCCTCAGTATTTAAACATTAGACTTGTGAATGGGGATTGGGATGATTATTTATGCAGGTTGAGGCGGATGCTGAATGATTACTTGATGGATAAGAGGTATCTCATTGTTATTGATGGGTTATCCTCTAAGGTCTTATGGAATCAACTTGGAGCTGCATTTGATGGCCTATCAAATGGGACTAgaataattttcatttcttccaAATTAGGGGTAACTCCAGAAAGCAGTGAGAGAAACTTCACTTACAGGTTGCAATTGTGGAGTGATGATGACAGCTGGGCATTGTTTGTTCGTTCTCTGAATGTGAACATCCCCTTAGAGCTGCTAGAACTGAAAAAGAAGGCAATTTTGAGAATTTGTGGGGGGTTACCAAAGGCAATTGTGAAACTTGCAGAACTTCTGGCAAGGGAAAATACATTTGCAGAGGACTGGTCAAGGGTGATTGAGAAATTCAATAGAGATGAAGGACCTTGGTCAGGAACCTTGCAGGAGATCAACAAAAATTTGCCATTGTATTTGAGGAGATGTCTCTTTTATTTTCGATTATTCCCTGAGCACTACGAGATTCCCGTGAGAAGATTGATTGGATTATGGGTTGCAGAGGGTTTTGGGCACCAAAGCAATGATAAAGAGTCTCCAGAACGTGTCTCAGAGAAATGTTTGATAGAGTTAGCTAACTGGAGCACAATTCAAGTTACAAAGAAAAAACTAAATGGAAAATTTAGGACATGTCGCTTGCCTGATGCTCTGCGAGTGCACTGGCTATTAAAAACCAAGGAGGCTAAATTTCTGCAAGATAATGGCCATATTGGTGGCAATTTGTCCACCAGCAGTGGTACAATATATCGACTTGTTGACCATCTTGACCGTAGGCATGCCAGCTTTGATCATATCCACGGAGACAATGCTACTCCCTCATCTCTGTACTCCTGTTATAAAGATACTGTATCATTTCTATCCTTTGATGGTCAAGAAGGAAGCAGACCTGGAGAAGATGTAGGGAATTTTCTTCAACGATGCATCTTAAGCAAGTGTTTCAGTTCTCTATGGGTGCTAGATCTTGAACATGTGTACAAGCCAAAATTGCCCAAGGCAGTAGGCCAGTTAGCTCGATTGAAGTACCTTGGCTTGAGGTCAACATACCTGGAAATGCTTCCTGTGTTTATTAACAAATTGCCAAAGCTTCAAACGCTGGATTTGAAGCATACTCACATCAATGCTCTCCCCAGTTCCATATGGATGATGCAGGAATTGCGACACTTATTCCTTGATGAGAGTTCCTGCTGCACATTTGTGTCTCAACCAAAAGGCAGCTGCTTAGTGGATCTCCAAACACTTTGGGGTGCATTTGTAAATGAGGATAGCCCAGTGAAAGATGGCCTGGACACATTTCTGAACGTCACAAAATTGGGTTTGACATGCAAGATATCAGAGCCATCTCATAATGAGGCAATGTCCTCTCAACTTGATGCTGTAGCAAATTGGGTTCTAAAGCTAAATCATCTGCAATCTTTGAAGTTGAAATCATTTAATGAATCAGGTCAGCCATCGGATCTACACTTAGAGTCATTAGCAGATTACATGGATCTGTCCAGTATACATTTGGTTGGAAATCTGAGGACTCAGAGTCTTGTGTCAGAGTTCCCACAAAACCTCATTGAGCTCACTTTGTCAGCATCTGGACTAGTGGAAGATCCAATGCAATCATTGGGCAGGCTTCCCAACCTCAGAAACGTGAGGTTATTCTCTGGGGCCTACGCCGGAAAGAAAATGGTTTGCACTTTTGGAGGATTTCCTAAGCTTCAAGTCCTCAAAGTCTGGGAGCTAGAGCAACTAGAGGAATGGAATGTAGAGGAAGGGGCACTGCCTAGTCTGAAATGCCTGGAAATCAGATCCTGTAGAAATTTGGGGATGGTTCCTGATGGATTGCAGTATGTCAAGACTCTATGCAAATTAAAATTAGCAAATATGCCGGTGTTGTCAGCAAGGATTAAGGATAATCAAGGTGAGGATTGGGATAAAGTTGCTCATGTACTCCATGTGTACACAGAAAGCTGA